In the Nitrospirota bacterium genome, TGTTCATGAGCTCTGCTGAGGTGTATCCGGTGACCGCTTCGAGCCGGCTGTTCCAGTTCACCAAATTTCCCGCACAATCCAACGTAAACAGGATGTCGGGGATGGTCTCCATAATATTCTGGCGGTCGAGCAGAGCCTGCTGGCGCTCTTCTTCGACGCGTTTCCGCTCGGTGATATCGCGAACGAGGCCACAGGTATAGCCTTCCCCCTGATATTCCAGGTAGATGACTGACACCTCGATGGGAAACTCCGTTCCATCTTTGCGCCGATGGACCGATTCATACAGAGCGGTCGTTCCTTGCTTGACCTGATCGAGGCGTTGTTGAAATCGAGAGGGATCGTGATGCGGGACGATATCCGAAATGCTGAGTGCAAGCAGTTCCTCTATCGAGTAACCCAGCGCGCGACGGGCGGCCTCATTCGCGTAGACCAATCGCTGTGATTCGTCGGCCCACAAAACCCCGTCGACTGCATGGTCGACGGAATATTGGGTGAACTGCAGGCGACGGTCGATGTCGCGTTGCGCGACTTCGGCGCGATAGCGATGCAATTCGGCGGTCGTGCGGGAGGCAAAGACCTCCATGAGTGATTTGAGCCGGTCAGAATTGCGGAGCGGCTTGGTATCCATCACGATTAAGAGTCCGACGACTTCTCCGGCCTTATTTTTGAGCGAGACGCCGCAGTGACTTTCGACGCCCAGGGTGGCCAGGTTGGGAAAGTGCGGGAACCGGGCTTGCACGCCCTGTTCGAAACACCAGAACGGAGAATCCAGCCCGGTGCCGCAGGGCGCATGTTCCAGGGCATATTCGATGTTCTCGATCAGCACGCCTCCGACCGACACGGCGAGTGTGCGGAGAATCTTTGTCTCGTCGCCCACGACCTCGCCGACGATGGCATATTGAACTTGCAGGGTGGCGGTCAGGTGAGTCACAAGCGACGCAAAAAACTCATCGCCGGTGTCTGCGGCAGTCCCTTCGATAATGGTGCGGAGCAGATGCGACTGTTCCTGGAGATCCTGCATCGCCTGCTCAAGGTGCCGGCTTTGCGCTTCCATCGCATGGTCTCGTTCGGCGACTTGGCATGTGAGGGCGGCGACCTGTGATCGCAGGGATTCGAGTTCTGACAGATGATCGGCACTGCTCATAGTGCAACTCCTCGCCGCGTGCAATGGTCGGGTAAAATGGCTGAGTGCGGATGTGGACGGCGAGATCGGGGATGCGCCGTCACAGGGTGCGTTGAAGGCCCGTGGTCGTGCTGGTTCGGGAGAGAGTCTGGAGTCTGGGGGTCGGACGGCTCGCTATAGAACAACGGGATACGCCATGACAGCGTATGCGTTGAATGCAGATCTGGTTGCAAGAACCGCATGGCGCCCACCCAGTCTGGTTGGTTCTGCAGGGTCACGTGAGAGGGCGCCAGTGTCCTATGGGGGGGCGTGAAAAGTCTAGACCCATATGGATCTAGCGACGGTTCCAGGACGTGTGGCGAAGATTGCGGACAGAATGTGGGTCAACAAGAAGGAGGAGCGTTTGCGCGGCATGCCTCGCGAACCGGTTCTCATGAGGACAGGAACGGAACAATGTTCTGTTGGTGCCGAAGGCGGGACTTGAACCCGCACGGCTTGCGCCACACGCCCCTCAAACGTGCGTGTCTGCCATTTCACCACTTCGGCATCAGAGGTCGTTTCAACGACGAGGGAGGCGCATTATAGAAGTGGGCCAAAATCCTTGTCAATCCATAGTCGCTCCGGTAGAATCGGGCGGCTCATAGTCACCGGGTCCCCCAACGTTGTGCAGAGTCACCAGATCCTCACCCCCACGCTCGATGATGCCGCTGAACGGCAGAGCGACAAGCCTGTCGCCGCGCTGTTCGACGTCGACAACACGCTGCTGCCTGGAATCGCCAGCGAAGTACGATTCTTTCGGTATTTGTGGCGCCGCGGCCTGGTGGGATGGGGCGAGCTGAGCCGGAGCGCGGCCTGGCTGGTGCAGCATGTACCCCCATTCTCGCTGCACTCGCTCCGGGAACGAAAACTCTATCTGGCAGGGAAGCGCCCTGCCGACATCGAATCCTGTGCGAGGGAGTTCTGTCAGAGCGACATGATCGGCAAGGTATCCCGAGAGGGCCGCGCGAGATTGGACGCGCATCGCCAGGCCGGGCACCAG is a window encoding:
- a CDS encoding HAD-IB family hydrolase, producing the protein MQSHQILTPTLDDAAERQSDKPVAALFDVDNTLLPGIASEVRFFRYLWRRGLVGWGELSRSAAWLVQHVPPFSLHSLRERKLYLAGKRPADIESCAREFCQSDMIGKVSREGRARLDAHRQAGHQLILVTGAPNFLIEPLADFLDVPTVFAAKPEQRDSLYTGALIPPLPYGRGKRELILAHAQDRGLDLAGSYAYGDSPGDYDLLELVRYPLVVNPIRGMALMASRRGWPVVKWE